The following proteins are encoded in a genomic region of Thermomicrobiales bacterium:
- a CDS encoding ATP-grasp domain-containing protein → MSPKTYRAGAFLSAAETLGIDVISVVDMPQALREYWHAELAVSFANIEQAFPDVVRLAREKHVDALLSVDDAATELAALGARELGFSHNSPQAAIAARDKLVMRDMLAAAGVKCPWYRVFSADTDPYVIADSVPFPCVIKPLRLSGSRGVIRADNPDELAKAFARTIAITADDTGDDEEIEVLIEEYIPGVEVALEGLITDGELHVLALFDKPDPLVGPFFEETIYVTPSRLSASEQALIRSETVAAAAALGLRHGPIHAELRINEVGAWLVEIAGRSIGGLCSTILSFGAGMSLEEIILRHAVGMTIPSMDRVGGAVGVMMIPIPAKGVLRAVDDVDAATAIPGVTGIEITAPLNYPIEPLPEGASYLGFIFAKGESPAAVEATLREAHERLRIQIDAVVSMSSPAARR, encoded by the coding sequence ATGTCACCCAAGACATATCGCGCGGGAGCGTTCCTGTCCGCAGCCGAAACCCTTGGCATTGACGTGATCTCCGTCGTTGACATGCCCCAGGCGCTGCGCGAGTACTGGCATGCGGAACTGGCAGTCAGCTTCGCCAACATCGAGCAAGCGTTCCCGGATGTCGTTCGGCTCGCTCGCGAAAAGCATGTCGATGCGCTGCTGTCGGTCGACGACGCCGCAACGGAGCTCGCAGCGCTGGGTGCGCGCGAGCTCGGCTTCTCGCACAATTCGCCACAGGCGGCCATTGCAGCTCGCGACAAGCTCGTGATGCGCGACATGCTCGCCGCCGCCGGCGTGAAGTGTCCGTGGTACCGGGTATTCTCGGCAGACACTGATCCGTACGTGATCGCCGATTCTGTGCCCTTTCCGTGCGTTATCAAGCCGCTCCGTCTATCAGGTAGCCGTGGCGTCATTCGAGCAGATAACCCGGACGAGCTGGCTAAGGCGTTTGCGCGGACGATTGCGATCACCGCCGACGACACCGGGGACGACGAGGAAATTGAGGTACTGATCGAGGAGTACATCCCTGGCGTTGAAGTCGCGCTCGAGGGTCTGATTACCGACGGTGAATTGCACGTCCTCGCGCTCTTCGACAAGCCCGATCCGCTGGTCGGTCCATTCTTCGAAGAGACGATCTACGTCACACCCTCCCGGCTATCGGCAAGCGAGCAAGCGCTTATCCGCAGTGAGACGGTTGCGGCTGCTGCTGCGCTCGGCCTGCGCCACGGCCCGATCCACGCTGAGCTGCGTATCAATGAGGTTGGCGCATGGCTCGTCGAGATCGCCGGTCGATCGATCGGCGGACTGTGTTCGACCATTCTGTCGTTCGGCGCGGGCATGAGCCTGGAAGAGATCATCCTGCGTCATGCCGTTGGAATGACTATTCCGTCGATGGACCGGGTCGGAGGGGCTGTCGGCGTCATGATGATCCCGATTCCGGCGAAGGGCGTGCTGCGCGCGGTCGACGACGTCGATGCCGCAACAGCGATACCCGGCGTCACCGGCATAGAAATCACGGCTCCGCTAAACTACCCGATTGAGCCATTACCGGAGGGCGCAAGCTATCTGGGATTCATCTTTGCAAAGGGAGAGTCACCGGCAGCCGTTGAGGCAACGCTGCGCGAAGCGCACGAGCGCCTGCGGATACAGATTGACGCAGTCGTGTCGATGTCCTCGCCAGCGGCGAGGAGGTGA
- a CDS encoding oxidative damage protection protein produces the protein MCVKLGRELPGLEAPPFPGPLGLRIFENVSEEAYRLWTQHATIMINHYGLYPADPDTRKLLRKEMEEFFFGADAQLPDGWVAPGAGAPAKGGAPRKK, from the coding sequence ATGTGTGTGAAGCTTGGTCGAGAGCTTCCGGGTCTTGAGGCCCCACCATTTCCCGGCCCGCTGGGGTTGCGAATCTTTGAGAACGTGTCAGAAGAGGCATATCGTCTCTGGACCCAGCACGCGACGATCATGATCAATCATTATGGCTTGTACCCTGCCGATCCTGATACCCGCAAGCTGCTGCGCAAGGAGATGGAAGAGTTCTTCTTCGGTGCCGATGCGCAGTTGCCAGACGGCTGGGTCGCACCGGGCGCTGGTGCACCGGCCAAGGGCGGCGCACCCCGCAAGAAATAG
- the tenA gene encoding thiaminase II, whose amino-acid sequence MAQRFTSELWASIDSIYAAIVAHPFVAGLTDGTLDDETFRQYAIQDAIYLQDFARSIAATAAKAPRDAWAETLAEHARFMLVGERSLHEGFFAGWGLSEADVYATPPSPTCLAYTSYLVRVAWSGTFEEALTALLPCYWIYWEVGKLLEQSGSPNELYSRWIAMYASDEFAGPVQTVIAMLDDAVADLPDSRRERLRQHFLTTSRYEWMFWDAAYRNEAWPL is encoded by the coding sequence GTGGCTCAACGATTCACCAGCGAGCTATGGGCGTCGATCGACTCAATTTACGCTGCGATTGTTGCGCACCCATTCGTTGCAGGCCTCACGGACGGGACGCTTGACGACGAGACGTTTCGCCAATATGCGATTCAGGACGCCATCTACCTGCAGGACTTTGCGCGTAGCATCGCCGCCACGGCCGCGAAAGCTCCCCGAGATGCGTGGGCGGAGACGCTTGCAGAGCACGCACGGTTCATGCTCGTTGGCGAGCGCTCGCTGCATGAAGGCTTCTTCGCCGGCTGGGGCCTCTCCGAAGCCGACGTCTATGCGACACCACCGTCCCCAACCTGCCTCGCTTACACGTCGTATCTGGTGCGCGTCGCCTGGAGCGGCACGTTCGAGGAGGCGCTGACAGCGTTGCTCCCCTGTTACTGGATCTATTGGGAAGTCGGCAAGCTGCTTGAGCAATCGGGCTCGCCGAATGAGCTGTATAGTCGCTGGATCGCAATGTACGCGTCCGACGAGTTTGCCGGGCCGGTACAGACGGTGATTGCGATGCTCGACGACGCGGTTGCCGACTTGCCCGATTCCCGAAGGGAACGACTCCGCCAGCATTTCCTGACGACAAGCCGATACGAGTGGATGTTCTGGGACGCTGCCTACCGCAACGAAGCATGGCCGCTGTAA
- a CDS encoding MFS transporter, which translates to MTIESSSEPGESVIHELQRIYKRTLTVVAASQIFAGLGLAAGVTVSALLAEDMLGSTGLAGLPSAFFTLGAAIASYGIGRLSQRSGRRIGLSAGYVAGAIGGLGIILAAVSDSILLLFLSLIVYGSGMSTNLQARYAGTDLARPERRGQAVSTILVATTFGAVAGPNLSGPLGDLGATMNIPELAGPFLLSIVAYSIAAGILMLYLRPDPLLSAPKFESIVSPREASSVASMGRVDRRGLTMGAAVMVATQIVMVAIMTMTPIHMRDHHHGLSATGLVIAVHIAGMYLPSPLSGFLLDRLGRTPIIIAAAMILPLSGVVAAFAPTDSVATLAIALGLLGLGWNLGFVAGTAMITDSTPLGQRASIQGSIDVIVSLSGAGAGVMSGVMVATTSYAALSIFGGTLAAVALLPIVVMSQGQNKARPRASIDPAT; encoded by the coding sequence ATGACGATCGAATCCTCAAGCGAACCCGGTGAATCAGTAATTCACGAACTCCAGCGCATCTACAAGCGCACACTCACGGTGGTCGCGGCGTCGCAGATATTTGCCGGTCTGGGCCTCGCTGCTGGCGTCACCGTCAGCGCGCTCCTTGCCGAAGACATGCTTGGGTCGACCGGGCTGGCTGGATTGCCCAGCGCATTCTTCACACTTGGGGCAGCCATCGCATCCTATGGCATCGGTCGCTTGTCGCAGCGTTCGGGTCGGCGGATTGGCTTGAGCGCTGGGTATGTCGCGGGCGCAATTGGTGGCCTGGGCATCATCCTCGCTGCGGTGTCAGACAGCATCCTGCTGCTGTTCCTATCGCTCATTGTCTACGGTTCCGGGATGTCGACGAACTTGCAGGCACGGTATGCCGGCACCGACCTCGCGCGTCCCGAGCGTCGCGGTCAGGCGGTCAGCACCATCCTCGTCGCGACAACGTTTGGCGCTGTCGCTGGGCCAAACCTCAGTGGCCCGCTTGGCGATCTTGGCGCAACGATGAACATCCCAGAGCTGGCCGGCCCATTCCTGTTGTCGATCGTCGCCTACTCCATCGCCGCTGGAATCCTGATGCTCTACCTGCGTCCGGACCCGTTGCTGTCTGCGCCGAAGTTTGAATCCATCGTTTCACCTCGTGAAGCGTCGTCGGTCGCGTCCATGGGACGAGTCGATCGTCGCGGGCTCACCATGGGTGCTGCGGTCATGGTCGCTACCCAGATCGTCATGGTCGCGATCATGACGATGACGCCGATCCACATGCGCGACCACCATCATGGATTGAGCGCGACCGGTCTTGTCATCGCCGTCCACATTGCTGGGATGTATTTGCCATCGCCGCTGAGTGGCTTTCTGCTAGACCGGCTAGGTAGAACGCCGATCATTATTGCGGCGGCGATGATTCTGCCGCTGTCCGGCGTTGTCGCAGCGTTCGCGCCGACTGATTCTGTCGCTACCCTGGCAATTGCGCTCGGTCTGCTTGGCCTGGGTTGGAACCTCGGGTTCGTCGCCGGCACAGCCATGATCACGGACTCGACACCGCTCGGCCAGCGCGCCTCGATTCAGGGCTCGATAGACGTGATCGTGTCGCTGTCCGGCGCTGGCGCTGGCGTCATGAGCGGCGTCATGGTCGCGACGACCAGCTACGCCGCGCTGTCGATCTTTGGCGGAACGCTGGCCGCTGTCGCGCTCCTGCCAATCGTCGTGATGTCGCAGGGCCAAAACAAGGCTCGCCCACGAGCTAGCATCGACCCGGCGACATAG
- a CDS encoding glycosyl hydrolase: MNEKLIQSLRWREVGPHRGGRVVAVAGHPNEPGTFYFGACAGGVWKTTNGGSHWQNISDGFFKTAAVGSINVPVADPNVIYVGTGETEIRSNVSHGDGVYKSTDNGHTWTNLGLKDTRHIGDIEVHPTNADLVYVAALGHTWGPNEERGVYRSKDGGASWEKILYKSDRAGCHDISLDASNPRVIFAAMWQAQRYPHTMVSGGEDSGLWRSMDGGDTWEDVTRFPGMPEDDIIGKIGVSVSPAKAGRVWALIEAENGGLFRSDDYGNTWTKLTDNVDLRRRPWYYMHIFADPSDENTVWVLNLNCWKSTDGGKTFEQITTPHGDNHGLWIDPNDSSRLIEGNDGGACVSFDGGQHWSTILNQPTAQFYHVTTDNETPYNIYGSQQDNWAMRVPSIGHEGAITWSDYVEPGGGESGYIAVSPNPPHRVFGGGIGTGLGHGRLIAWNPVSGHKRNVTVWPEIHGFGAGAEDLKYRFQWTFPIHFSPNDPSVLYACSNHVHKSTDEGETWEVISPDLTTNNPELLGPSGGPITHDNSGAEIHCTIFALAESPQEAGVIWTGSDDGLVHISRDGGKNWNNVTPGDLPQPAMISIIEASPHDAGTAYVTATRYKVDDVAPYIYKTTDYGESWKLVTNGIPVDDFTRVVREDPNRKDLLYCGTEVGLYISFDGGDSWQPFQSNLPVVPVYDLTIKNSDLIAATHGRAFWALDDLSPLYQVEAGMEARDAVLFTPRDTTRIRVYGRAFGRTPGATNYKMTGPVTVAYLATESPSGAPEETFLDAGTNPEEGVYIHYYLKNKPEGDVSLEILDSDGNVLRTYSSSTDDKPHLIPEPGTHRLIWDLRGERPVAMKSGGPAAGFAAMMDAALAPRVAPGSFSARLTVGDTVETVTFNVAADPRIDADLAALKAQYELKTSIRDEVSHIHESLDQLRGVRSQVASWLDRTDGNETVHEQATTLKERLDDIEAMLQNVNADKPRPGASAIREKLVALSSMADESDDRPTQGATEVFAMLADQLESTTADLRRALTDDVAALNKAIADAKLPPIGA, from the coding sequence ATGAATGAGAAGCTGATTCAGTCTCTTCGCTGGCGCGAAGTCGGGCCGCATCGCGGCGGTCGCGTAGTCGCGGTCGCAGGGCATCCAAACGAACCAGGCACGTTCTATTTCGGGGCCTGCGCCGGAGGGGTCTGGAAAACGACAAATGGCGGCTCACATTGGCAGAACATCTCGGACGGATTCTTCAAGACGGCGGCGGTTGGCTCAATCAACGTTCCAGTCGCCGACCCAAATGTGATCTACGTCGGCACCGGCGAGACCGAAATTCGTAGCAATGTCTCGCACGGTGATGGCGTCTACAAGTCCACCGACAACGGCCACACCTGGACGAATTTGGGCCTGAAGGACACGCGGCACATCGGCGACATTGAGGTGCATCCAACGAACGCCGATCTCGTGTACGTTGCTGCGCTCGGTCATACCTGGGGCCCGAACGAGGAACGCGGTGTTTATCGATCGAAGGACGGCGGCGCGTCCTGGGAGAAGATTCTCTACAAGAGCGACCGCGCTGGGTGTCATGACATTTCGCTGGACGCATCGAACCCGCGCGTCATCTTCGCGGCGATGTGGCAGGCGCAGCGGTATCCACACACGATGGTGAGCGGCGGCGAGGATAGTGGTCTCTGGCGGTCGATGGATGGCGGGGATACCTGGGAAGACGTTACGCGGTTTCCGGGGATGCCCGAGGATGACATTATCGGCAAGATCGGTGTGTCCGTGTCACCAGCCAAAGCGGGCCGCGTCTGGGCGTTGATCGAGGCCGAAAACGGTGGTCTGTTCCGCTCTGACGACTACGGCAACACATGGACGAAGCTGACGGACAACGTCGACCTTCGACGCCGACCGTGGTACTACATGCACATCTTCGCCGACCCGTCTGACGAAAACACCGTTTGGGTTCTGAACCTGAACTGCTGGAAGTCGACGGACGGCGGTAAGACGTTCGAGCAGATAACAACGCCACACGGTGACAATCACGGCCTGTGGATCGACCCGAACGATTCCAGCCGGTTGATCGAGGGTAATGACGGCGGTGCCTGCGTCAGCTTCGACGGCGGGCAGCACTGGTCGACGATTCTCAATCAGCCAACGGCGCAGTTCTATCATGTCACCACCGACAACGAGACGCCATACAACATCTACGGATCGCAGCAGGATAACTGGGCGATGCGTGTGCCGAGCATCGGCCATGAGGGTGCCATCACCTGGAGCGACTACGTCGAGCCGGGCGGTGGCGAGTCTGGCTACATCGCAGTGAGCCCGAATCCACCGCATCGCGTGTTCGGTGGTGGCATCGGCACCGGTCTCGGCCACGGTCGCCTGATTGCCTGGAATCCAGTGAGCGGTCACAAGCGCAACGTGACAGTCTGGCCGGAGATCCACGGGTTCGGTGCCGGAGCAGAGGACCTGAAGTACCGGTTCCAGTGGACATTCCCAATCCACTTCTCACCGAATGATCCGAGCGTGCTGTACGCGTGCTCCAACCACGTCCACAAATCGACGGACGAAGGTGAGACCTGGGAAGTCATCAGTCCGGACCTGACAACCAACAACCCTGAGCTGCTTGGCCCGTCGGGTGGACCGATCACGCACGATAACTCGGGCGCTGAAATTCACTGCACGATCTTCGCCCTGGCGGAGTCCCCGCAGGAGGCCGGCGTCATCTGGACCGGCTCCGACGATGGACTCGTCCACATCTCGCGCGATGGCGGCAAGAACTGGAACAACGTGACGCCCGGTGACCTGCCGCAACCGGCGATGATCTCGATCATCGAGGCGTCACCACACGACGCAGGTACGGCCTACGTTACTGCGACGCGCTACAAGGTCGACGACGTCGCCCCGTACATCTACAAGACGACGGACTACGGCGAATCCTGGAAGCTCGTCACTAACGGCATCCCGGTCGACGACTTCACCCGTGTCGTTCGGGAAGACCCGAACCGCAAGGATCTACTGTACTGCGGCACCGAGGTGGGTCTGTACATTTCCTTCGATGGCGGCGATAGCTGGCAGCCGTTCCAGTCCAATCTTCCGGTTGTGCCGGTTTATGATCTGACGATCAAAAACAGCGACCTGATCGCGGCGACGCACGGTCGCGCATTCTGGGCGCTGGACGATCTTTCGCCGCTCTATCAGGTCGAAGCAGGCATGGAAGCTCGCGACGCCGTCCTGTTCACGCCGCGTGATACCACGCGGATTCGCGTCTACGGTCGTGCGTTTGGTCGCACTCCGGGCGCAACAAACTACAAGATGACTGGTCCAGTGACCGTCGCCTATTTGGCAACTGAGTCACCGAGCGGTGCACCGGAAGAGACGTTCCTGGATGCCGGCACGAACCCGGAGGAAGGCGTCTACATCCATTACTACCTGAAGAACAAGCCCGAAGGCGACGTGTCGCTGGAGATTCTTGATAGCGACGGGAACGTTCTCCGAACCTACTCAAGCTCCACGGACGACAAGCCGCACCTCATTCCCGAGCCGGGCACGCATCGCCTGATCTGGGATCTGCGCGGTGAGCGACCCGTTGCGATGAAGAGTGGTGGTCCAGCAGCAGGGTTCGCGGCGATGATGGACGCAGCGCTCGCTCCGCGCGTCGCCCCCGGCAGTTTCTCGGCGCGACTGACGGTCGGGGACACAGTCGAGACGGTTACATTCAACGTGGCCGCCGACCCGCGTATTGACGCTGACCTCGCTGCCTTGAAGGCGCAGTATGAGCTGAAGACGTCTATCCGCGACGAGGTCTCGCATATCCACGAGTCGCTTGACCAGCTGCGCGGCGTGCGTTCGCAGGTGGCGTCGTGGCTCGATCGCACCGACGGCAACGAAACTGTTCACGAGCAGGCGACGACGCTGAAAGAGCGGCTCGATGACATCGAAGCTATGCTGCAGAACGTCAATGCCGACAAGCCGCGGCCCGGCGCATCGGCGATCCGCGAGAAACTGGTGGCCCTGAGCTCCATGGCGGATGAGTCGGACGACCGACCGACCCAGGGCGCGACCGAAGTGTTCGCCATGCTTGCGGATCAGCTGGAGTCGACGACAGCCGATCTTCGTCGGGCGCTGACAGACGATGTGGCAGCGCTGAACAAGGCGATTGCTGACGCCAAGCTGCCGCCGATCGGCGCGTAA